From the genome of Oryza glaberrima chromosome 1, OglaRS2, whole genome shotgun sequence:
GGCTCAACGCCGTCGGCCTCACCAGCCTCCAGAGCGGCATGGACAACGTCCGCAACCCCGTCGGCAACCCGCTCGCCGGCATCGACCCCGACGAGATCGTCGACACGCGATCCTACAccaacctcctctcctcctacaTCACCAGCAACTTCCAGGGCAACCCCACCATCACCAACCTGTGAGTGATCGAATCAACTTGATCATGCTCTGTGCTGTGCTGTTCGTGTCGTCTCTGACGACATGTTTGTTGAATTTGTTGTTGCTGCGTGCTGTTGGCAGGCCGAGGAAGTGGAACGTGTGCGTGATTGGGTCGCACGATCTGTACGAGCACCCGCACATCAACGACCTCGCGTACATGCCGGCGGTGAAGGGCGGCAAGTTCGGGTTCAACCTCCTTGTCGGCGGGTTCATCAGCCCCAAGAGGTGGGAGGAGGCGCTGCCGCTGGACGCCTGGGTCCCCGGCGACGACATCATCCCGGTGTGCAAGGCCGTTCTCGAGGCGTACCGCGACCTCGGCACCAGGGGCAACCGCCAGAAGACCCGCATGATGTGGCTCATCGACGAACTTGTGAGCCTCCATTCATCCACGCCATTGACTGAATTACGTATGTCCCAATGTTCTTATCAGTTAATTGCGGTGTTGGCATTGCAGGGAATGGAGGCTTTTCGgtcggaggtggagaagaggatGCCGAACGGCGTGCTGGAGCGCGCTGCGCCGGACGACCTCATCGACAAGAAATGGCAGAGGAGGGACTACCTCGGCGTGCACCCGCAGAAGCAGGAAGGGATGTCCTACGTCGGCCTGCACGTGCCCGTCGGCCGGGTGCAGGCGGCGGACATGTTCGAGCtcgcccgcctcgccgacgagtacggctccggcgagctccgcctCACCGTGGAGCAGAACATCGTGATCCCGAACGTCAAGAACGAGAAGGTGGAGGCGCTGCTCGCCGAGCCGCTGCTTCAGAAGTTCTCCCCGCAGCCGTCGCTGCTGCTCAAGGGCCTGGTCGCGTGCACCGGCAACCAGTTCTGCGGCCAGGCCATCATCGAGACGAAGCAGCGGGCGCTGCTGGTGACGTCGCAGGTGGAGAAGCTCGTGTCGGTGCCCCGGGCGGTGCGGATGCACTGGACCGGCTGCCCCAACAGCTGCGGCCAGGTGCAGGTCGCCGACATCGGCTTCATGGGCTGCCTCACCAAGGACAGCACCGGCAAGATCGTCGAGGCGGCCGACATCTtcgtcggcggccgcgtcggCAGCGACTCGCACCTCGCCGGCGCGTACAAGAAGTCCGTGCCGTGCGACGAGCTGGCGCCGATCGTCGCCGACATCCTGGTCGAGCGGTTCGGGGCCGtgcggagggagagggaggaggacgaggagtaGGAGCACAGACTGGGGTGGTTTGCTTGCTCCGGTGATCTCTCGCCGTCCTTGTAAAGTTGACGACAATATGCCTTCGCCCATGGCACGCTTGTACTGTCACGTTTTGGTTTGATCTTGTAGCCCAAAAGTTGTGTTCATTCTCGTTGCAGTCTTACAGAAGATGATTGATTGATAAATAAAGAAGAAGCAGATTCTGCAACTGTTCATCGCTGTTCCTAAATCTGATTTCACGATAGTATCTTGCCTGACCTGTCCCAATCGCAgtgctaaaaccatataatctTGCAAGCAAATGAAATTGAAAGAGTTCAATGCAACCACTAACAGTCTAACAACATGATAAGGCCTCCGCAACCAAGTCCCGTGTCGTTACGTCTGCAAGGTGGATGGAGTTTATCCATAAAAAGCCCTCCAGATCAATGCCCCAAGAACACAACTCCGTCTCTCACCTTCAATCAAACTACAGAAATCTGAACCAAAAATCGTGCGACGCGATGGAAGGGAGCAACCTCAAGTCGGCTGCGCTACTGGAGCAGTTGCATGTCCACCTCGCGTCCGGCGCCGGCAAGGAGCTCGTCGAAATGATCGGCTTCGTCTATCAGCTCAACATCTCTCCCAAGGTAATATACCCATCTCGGTCAATCGACTAGAACATCGTGAATTTCCGTGCGATCTGTCCGAGAGATTAACTAGGTACGTGCGGCGTTGCACCTGTGGATTTTCTCTCAGAAACTCGGTTTCGACGAGGAGGtattcgtcgtcgtcgatctcaAGAAGGGCGTCGTCTCCAAAGGTAGAGCTTTCCCGGCGATCGATGTCCGTCGACTCTGTCTTTGTCTGTCGCGTCGTCGTACTGAATaagctctgttttttttctgtcaGGGCCGTACGAGGGGAAGCCAGACgcgaccttctccttcacggACGACGATTTCCTGGCCATCTCCAGCGGTAAGCTGAACCCTCAGATGGTGTTCATAATGTGAGATTGGAAATAACTGTTTGATTCAGAGATTGATTAGGAAAAAGAATTAGGAGTTCTCATGACGATATCGTGCGTTCTTGCAGGGGCAAATTGAAGATCAAGGGGAGTATAAGCGCAGCGCAGAAGTCCAAGCCATCCAAACTGTAGGGTTGAGTGGAGTTCGACAATACAAACAGGCAGTTGGAGTAGAAATTTTAGTCTGAAAAATAGTTCAGAGATGTTCTTGTGGTACCATAGAGATGCTGTTGGCGTTCCCCTCGAGCTTGTTTTCATAAGATGCGGAAAATATTGGACTGTCCAAATTCTTCTACCGCGATCTTACTTTCTAAACAACAAATTGCATGACCAAAGTATCACATATAACATGTTACCTATCCTCATCGTTGGGGACGTAGCTCATATGGTAGAGCGCTCGCTTCGCATGCGAGAGGCACGGGGTTCGATTCCCCGCGTCTCCATCGTCTGTTCGATCCACCATCTGTTAATGTCGCAAACACAACTAAATCCATCTTTTTTTTGCCGGTGAGTGCAGTGTGACGTCCAAGGCATGGCGCATTGGCGCCTCCTCTCTTCCCTTCGATCTTTTCATCTGTTCGTTCTTCTTGCAGAAAAGCTGTTCTGTTGAGTCGGTTCCGATCTGCTCTTGGGCTCTTGCCAGAAAAAAACCTGCGTACGCCAGGCTTATCAAGCCAACCATGCGAGGAGCTTATACTACACGCCTTTGACTCCAAAAGGACCAGGAGGCTTGCAGCCGCATGGAAATAAGCCGACCGATCCTTTATTTATTGCTTTATCTATCGTGTTTCCTTGGAATAACAAACAACCCAATTAAAATCTGTATTGGATGAAACCATGGCTAGCTGTTCGCGGTGTCAGTTCTCGGGAGGCTAGCGTGTTTTGTTTGAACCGGAATGTTCAGGGCGGCTCACCATAGACTTGGAGCCAAGTGGTTTCCATCCACAAAATTTTCCTCATCTACGAAATGTGCTCAGGAATTTAATGTGCTA
Proteins encoded in this window:
- the LOC127779110 gene encoding sterol carrier protein 2-like isoform X1 — translated: MEFIHKKPSRSMPQEHNSVSHLQSNYRNLNQKSCDAMEGSNLKSAALLEQLHVHLASGAGKELVEMIGFVYQLNISPKKLGFDEEVFVVVDLKKGVVSKGPYEGKPDATFSFTDDDFLAISSGKLNPQMVFIMGKLKIKGSISAAQKSKPSKL
- the LOC127779094 gene encoding ferredoxin--nitrite reductase, chloroplastic isoform X1 → MASSASLQRFLPPYPHAAASRCRPPGVRARPVQSSTVSAPSSSTPAADEAVSAERLEPRVEQREGRYWVLKEKYRTGLNPQEKVKLGKEPMSLFMEGGIKELAKMPMEEIEADKLSKEDIDVRLKWLGLFHRRKHQYGRFMMRLKLPNGVTTSEQTRYLASVIEAYGKEGCADVTTRQNWQIRGVTLPDVPAILDGLNAVGLTSLQSGMDNVRNPVGNPLAGIDPDEIVDTRSYTNLLSSYITSNFQGNPTITNLPRKWNVCVIGSHDLYEHPHINDLAYMPAVKGGKFGFNLLVGGFISPKRWEEALPLDAWVPGDDIIPVCKAVLEAYRDLGTRGNRQKTRMMWLIDELVSLHSSTPLTELRMSQCSYQLIAVLALQGMEAFRSEVEKRMPNGVLERAAPDDLIDKKWQRRDYLGVHPQKQEGMSYVGLHVPVGRVQAADMFELARLADEYGSGELRLTVEQNIVIPNVKNEKVEALLAEPLLQKFSPQPSLLLKGLVACTGNQFCGQAIIETKQRALLVTSQVEKLVSVPRAVRMHWTGCPNSCGQVQVADIGFMGCLTKDSTGKIVEAADIFVGGRVGSDSHLAGAYKKSVPCDELAPIVADILVERFGAVRREREEDEE
- the LOC127779094 gene encoding ferredoxin--nitrite reductase, chloroplastic isoform X2, which codes for MASSASLQRFLPPYPHAAASRCRPPGVRARPVQSSTVSAPSSSTPAADEAVSAERLEPRVEQREGRYWVLKEKYRTGLNPQEKVKLGKEPMSLFMEGGIKELAKMPMEEIEADKLSKEDIDVRLKWLGLFHRRKHQYGRFMMRLKLPNGVTTSEQTRYLASVIEAYGKEGCADVTTRQNWQIRGVTLPDVPAILDGLNAVGLTSLQSGMDNVRNPVGNPLAGIDPDEIVDTRSYTNLLSSYITSNFQGNPTITNLPRKWNVCVIGSHDLYEHPHINDLAYMPAVKGGKFGFNLLVGGFISPKRWEEALPLDAWVPGDDIIPVCKAVLEAYRDLGTRGNRQKTRMMWLIDELGMEAFRSEVEKRMPNGVLERAAPDDLIDKKWQRRDYLGVHPQKQEGMSYVGLHVPVGRVQAADMFELARLADEYGSGELRLTVEQNIVIPNVKNEKVEALLAEPLLQKFSPQPSLLLKGLVACTGNQFCGQAIIETKQRALLVTSQVEKLVSVPRAVRMHWTGCPNSCGQVQVADIGFMGCLTKDSTGKIVEAADIFVGGRVGSDSHLAGAYKKSVPCDELAPIVADILVERFGAVRREREEDEE
- the LOC127779110 gene encoding sterol carrier protein 2-like isoform X2, which translates into the protein MEFIHKKPSRSMPQEHNSVSHLQSNYRNLNQKSCDAMEGSNLKSAALLEQLHVHLASGAGKELVEMIGFVYQLNISPKKLGFDEEVFVVVDLKKGVVSKGPYEGKPDATFSFTDDDFLAISSGAN